The following are from one region of the Sorghum bicolor cultivar BTx623 chromosome 2, Sorghum_bicolor_NCBIv3, whole genome shotgun sequence genome:
- the LOC8060231 gene encoding protein CHLORORESPIRATORY REDUCTION 6, chloroplastic, translated as MAAAAAAHHLPVVPHRLAPMRQISSSPPPPLHPASRCSATGKLPVQLRAAPARAERASGFAARVAFNPSGNYDLSLSMGQDETPQVQPPPPPTEGRFEIIINNNTIRTLDLSPVQEALGDLSSLTAADSKTLLDQTVGFTINYEREDEYDTRELSEFPDIRLWFVRLDAAYPWFPVVLDWRAGELARYTAMLVPHQMSMRLGVVFNPEALELFVMKKVFAVETWLKQQNHPKPRLKTADMARMLGFGVGDELFELIEKYPVHRS; from the exons atggcagcagcagccgcagccCACCACCTTCCCGTTGTGCCGCACCGCCTTGCCCCGATGCGGCAAATCAGCAgcagcccgccgccgccgctgcatcCGGCCTCCCGCTGCTCCGCCACGGGGAAGCTGCCCGTCCAGCTCCGAGCGGCGCCGGCGAGGGCAGAGCGGGCGTCTGGGTTCGCCGCACGCGTCGCGTTCAACCCCTCCGGGAACTACGACCTCTCCCTCTCCATGGGCCAAGACg AGACCCCACAGGTCCAACCTCCGCCACCACCTACCGAAGGGCGTTTTGAGATCATTATCAACAATAACACCATCCGAACACTCGACCTATCGCCGGTTCAAGAAGCACTTGGTGACTTGAGTTCCTTAACAGCAG CTGATTCAAAAAccctgttggatcaaaccgttGGGTTCACCATTAACTACGAGAGAGAGGATGAGTACGACACGCGTGAGCTGTCAGAGTTCCCTGACATACGGCTGTGGTTCGTGAGGCTTGACGCTGCTTACCCTTGGTTCCCAGTTGTACTTGACTGGAGAGCTGGCGAGCTTGCGAGATACACTGCAATGCTTGTCCCTCATCAG ATGAGCATGCGATTGGGTGTGGTCTTCAACCCAGAGGCGCTGGAGCTGTTCGTGATGAAGAAAGTGTTTGCTGTGGAGACTTGGCTGAAGCAGCAAAATCATCCGAAGCCGAGGTTGAAGACTGCAGACATGGCCAGGATGCTCGGTTTCGGTGTTGGAGACGAGCTGTTCGAGTTGATCGAGAAGTACCCTGTCCATCGTTCGTGA
- the LOC8060232 gene encoding pentatricopeptide repeat-containing protein At2g37320: protein MHTHLFCHCHLKCHAVMPAVAATLHLVVANFSTSPTLEKSRKQRHANLQNALRVLDLVPSKHHHDQEEVPSHHRLINGCMGDILGVQSRLHAMRKGKESFANSSSNQAQPERSNIFSNNTSVCPSITKLTKEDMFMQIVELHRRGQISSDASILASALSYCADGKTLTAGVQFHALLVKVGYVSSIPIGSSLISFYSRCGQLEIAHRVFQNMTAKNTVTWTALISGYAQDNQVEPCLHLFALMRRSVCKPNDITFATIFSVCTNHAFLVLGKSVQALQMRMGFDSYVHVSNALISMYAKCGSIGEARAVFESITCKDLVSWNSLIFGYSQHGLAEHCLGLLKEMEGHIIPDAISFLGVLSSCRHACLVAEGRRCFRAMIEHGVIPEIDHYSCMVDLFGRAGLLDEAWDLIQTMPMPPNGVIWGSLLASCRVHGSISIGIQAAEHRLKLEPSCAATHVQLANLYGSIGCWDDVARVRKVMKERGLKTNIGCSWIEVGNKVYTFTAENRSKSQVNNVLDVLDCLQSHMDHKYDVLIEGLDWEHIMLSLNTI, encoded by the coding sequence ATGCACACACATCTCTTCTGCCACTGTCATCTCAAATGCCATGCTGTTATGCCAGCAGTGGCTGCAACTCTTCATCTAGTTGTGGCAAATTTTAGCACATCCCCAACACTTGAGAAatcaagaaagcaaaggcatGCCAACCTTCAAAATGCATTGAGAGTTTTGGACCTTGTACCATCCAAGCATCATCATGACCAAGAGGAAGTTCCGTCGCATCACCGCCTTATCAATGGTTGTATGGGTGACATCTTGGGAGTACAATCAAGACTGCATGCTATGCGTAAGGGTAAAGAGAGCTTTGCTAACTCAAGCTCAAACCAAGCACAGCCTGAACGCAGTAACATTTTCTCAAATAATACCTCAGTTTGCCCCTCCATAACTAAACTCACAAAGGAGGACATGTTTATGCAAATTGTGGAGTTGCATAGGAGGGGACAAATCAGTTCAGATGCATCTATTTTGGCATCTGCACTGAGTTACTGTGCTGATGGGAAAACTCTTACTGCAGGTGTACAGTTCCATGCTCTACTAGTGAAAGTAGGATATGTCTCATCTATCCCCATTGGCAGCTCACTAATCAGTTTTTATTCAAGATGCGGCCAATTGGAAATTGCTCATCGGGTTTTTCAAAATATGACAGCAAAAAATACTGTGACATGGACAGCATTAATTTCTGGCTATGCCCAGGATAATCAGGTCGAACCATGTCTCCATTTGTTTGCACTGATGAGGCGGTCTGTGTGCAAGCCAAATGACATTACATTTGCAACTATCTTCAGTGTCTGCACTAATCATGCATTTCTTGTACTTGGTAAAAGCGTGCAAGCCCTACAAATGAGAATGGGTTTTGATTCCTatgtgcatgtgtccaatgcaTTGATATCAATGTATGCAAAGTGTGGGAGTATTGGTGAAGCACGAGCTGTATTTGAGAGCATTACATGCAAAGACCTGGTCTCTTGGAACTCCTTGATCTTTGGATATTCACAACATGGCCTTGCTGAGCATTGCCTAGGCTTGCTTAAAGAAATGGAAGGGCATATAATACCGGATGCAATCTCCTTCCTAGGCGTGCTCTCATCATGCCGGCATGCATGCCTTGTGGCGGAGGGCCGACGCTGCTTTAGGGCAATGATTGAACATGGAGTAATACCAGAGATAGATCACTACTCATGTATGGTCGATCTTTTTGGCCGTGCAGGGCTGCTTGATGAAGCATGGGATCTGATCCAGACAATGCCCATGCCTCCAAATGGTGTCATATGGGGCTCCCTGCTAGCTTCCTGTAGGGTGCATGGGAGCATTTCGATCGGAATACAAGCTGCAGAGCACCGTCTAAAGCTGGAGCCAAGTTGTGCTGCAACTCATGTCCAGCTAGCGAATTTGTATGGGAGCATTGGCTGCTGGGATGATGTGGCAAGAGTGAGGAAGGTGATGAAGGAGAGAGGACTGAAAACAAACATCGGGTGCAGTTGGATAGAAGTTGGCAATAAAGTTTACACTTTCACAGCAGAAAACAGATCAAAGAGCCAGGTAAACAATGTCCTGGATGTTCTTGATTGCTTGCAGTCACATATGGACCACAAGTATGATGTACTGATTGAGGGTCTGGATTGGGAGCATATCATGTTAAGTTTAAACACTATATAA
- the LOC8055807 gene encoding transcription initiation factor TFIID subunit 2, giving the protein MAKARKQKGDGGGAGAGATVLHQKLCLSIDMENQLIYGYTEIKVLLAENDTFALHADNMTIRSILVDGETVEFDYSPHWKNESDQPNWSSISCLKTAADAACSTYTSSLNREATPNLIVSSERSVKSMTEQQLDENSEKHEENSGRLEEHGAKPVQTSYDQILNGCNGSAVEEGIENSAVEEGKEKEKEKEKEKEEENGNEKSKENGNESENEKVKNIKLFHIDYILEKAETGIHFVGNVMHSSSQIRRAHCWFPCVDSSTQRCPFDLEFTVSTDFIAVSNGDLLYQVLSKEDPSKKTYVYKLNTPVSAQWISLVVGPLEVLPDQNDINVSHICLSPALAKLQNTIACFHDAYRCYEDYLAAPFPLGLYKQIFLPSEMTVLPASLGASTCIFSSDILHDEKVIDQIIGTRIKLAYALAKQWFGIYTSAEEPNDEWLLDGLAGFLTELFIKRYLGNNEARYRRFKANCTVCESDVSGATALSSTAASSDLYGTQTVGSYGKVRSLKAVAVLQMLEKQMGPDSFRKILQVIVAPNRASRTLSTKEFRHLANKVGNLERPFLKEFFPRWVESCGCPIMRLGISYSKKRNMIELAVSRGCTAKATPDPDIHTNGDTREGDAGWPGMMSVRVHETDGAYDHPVLPMAGEALQVVEIQCHSRLAAKRVWKKKNTKLDGSDDNIDASTQENRTSVDSPLLWIRVDPEMEYLAEIHFHQPVQMWINQLEKDKDVISQSQAISVLEKLPQLSFAVINALNNFLNDTKAFWRVRIEAAYALAVTSSEATDLAGLLHLVKFYKSRRFDADIGMPRPNDFHDVPEYFVLEAIPHAVALVRSSDKNSPKGAIEFILQLLKYNDNNGNIYSDVYWLSAMVQAIGELEFGQQGMGFLSSLLKRIDRLLQFDNFMPGYNGVLTVSCIRTLARIARRVSSSVCLDRICDLIAPFRDMDKPWKVRIEASRVLIDLELHHKGLDAALLLFLKYVDEEKSLRGATKLAVHVLRICQASIVPYANDQINLTTLIGLLHLLAGTKAYNNVFLRHHVFCILQVAAGRSPTLFGVPKIVTSPPVVKDICSDQHTKADSSIPQPSKPQEPSTSTPSVREVLPTSGPTKDADNISNCSERRNVVKIRVKLTASSSKASDADHRGHSHGGRNENEPGPCSSMSVDAPMVGAANEPLNVSNHNIEEQNSCHDRESRMSASVSNAKLMDRHDINKELQCTADSRLDALPKDQFSPAVNPPEVLDKPGSQLEGVSTSYDGNQAPESVNGVEMKERKKKDKKDKKRKRDEKRDKKDDPEYLEKKRLKKEKKKMEKELARKQLEGAGRAIPEQRKTVKPSGSQEVLPARPPAPVLSAEPAPVRSSEPQVSSKETTVDTARTAAKPRIKIKVKPLVRKPEGN; this is encoded by the exons ATggcgaaggcgaggaagcagaaGGGTGACGGTGGCGGTGCGGGCGCAGGCGCCACCGTGCTCCACCAGAAGCTCTGCCTCTCCATCGACATGGAGAACCAGCTGATCTACGG GTACACTGAGATAAAAGTTCTTCTAGCTGAAAACGACACATTTGCTCTACATGCTGACAATATGACAATCAGGAGCATTCTGGTGGATGGTGAAACTGTTGAGTTTGACTATTCCCCTCATTGGAAAAATGAAAGTGATCAACCTAATTGGTCTTCAATATCATGTTTGAAGACTGCTGCTGATGCTGCATGTTCAACGTATACTTCGTCTCTAAATCGAGAAGCTACACCAAATCTTATTGTGTCATCTGAGAGATCAGTTAAGTCAATGACTGAGCAGCAGTTAGATGAAAACAGTGAAAAGCATGAAGAAAACAGTGGAAGGCTTGAAGAACATGGTGCAAAGCCTGTTCAAACTTCCTATGATCAAATTCTTAATGGCTGCAATGGTTCTGCAGTTGAAGAGGGAATAGAAAATTCTGCGGtggaagaaggaaaagaaaaagaaaaagaaaaggaaaaggaaaaggaagaggAAAATGGAAATGAGAAGAGCAAGGAAAATGGAAATGAGTCTGAAAATGAAAAG GTGAAGAACATAAAACTGTTTCACATAGATTATATTTTGGAGAAGGCTGAAACTGGCATTCACTTCGTTGGCAATGTCATGCATAGTAGCAGTCAGATAAGGCGCGCACACTGTTGGTTTCCGTGTGTTGATAGTTCCACACAACGCTGTCC ATTTGACCTAGAATTTACAGTTAGCACAGATTTCATCGCTGTCAGCAATGGTGACTTGCTTTACCAG GTCTTAAGTAAGGAAGATCCTTCAAAAAAAACTTATGTGTATAAATTGAACACTCCAGTTAGTGCACAGTGGATATCCTTGGTTGTTGGTCCGCTTGAAGTTCTCCCTGACCAAAATGACATAAATGTCTCACACATCTGTTTATCCCCTGCTTTGGCAAAGCTTCAGAACACTATTGCATGTTTCCATGATGCATACAG GTGTTATGAAGACTATCTTGCTGCACCGTTTCCCTTAGGTTTATACAAGCAGATTTTTCTTCCATCTGAAATGACTGTATTACCAGCAAGCTTAGGAGCCTCCACATGCATCTTCAGTTCTGATATCTTGCATGATGAGAAGGTTATAGATCAG ATAATTGGCACAAGAATCAAACTGGCTTATGCCCTTGCAAAGCAATGGTTTGGAATATACACAAGTGCAGAGGAGCCCAATGACG AATGGCTGTTGGATGGTTTGGCTGGTTTTCTTACTGAGTTATTTATCAAGCGTTACCTTGGGAATAACGAGGCGCGTTATAGGCGTTTCAAG GCTAACTGCACAGTATGTGAGTCTGATGTTAGTGGTGCAACTGCTTTGAGTTCTACTGCTGCTTCAAGTGATTTATATGGAACTCAAACAGTCGGTTCATATGGGAAAGTTCGATCATTGAAAGCT GTAGCTGTTCTTCAAATGTTGGAAAAACAGATGGGGCCAGACTCCTTTCGGAAG ATTCTGCAGGTGATAGTGGCTCCAAATCGTGCCTCTAGAACACTTAGTACGAAAGAG TTCAGACACCTTGCAAATAAGGTTGGTAACCTTGAACGCCCATTCCTGAAAGAATTTTTTCCACGGTGGGTTGAATCTTGTGGATGTCCAATTATGAG ATTGGGAATTTCATATAGCAAAAAACGGAATATGATTGAATTAGCCGTTTCAAGGGGTTGCACAGCAAAAGCTACACCCGATCCTGATATTCACACCAATGGTGACACTAGAGAAGGCGATGCTGGATGGCCAGGAATGATGAGTGTACGTGTTCATGAGACTGATGGAGCGTATGATCATCCAGTTCTGCCAATGGCTGGTGAAGCTTTGCAGGTGGTGGAAATACAGTGTCATTCCAGACTAGCAGCAAAGCGCGTTTGGAAGAAAAAGAACACAAAACTTGATGGTTCTGATGACAACATAGATGCCTCTACTCAAGAGAACCGCACAAG TGTGGATTCACCTTTGTTGTGGATTAGAGTAGACCCGGAGATGGAATACCTTGCTGAGATCCATTTTCACCAGCCAGTTCAGATGTGG ATCAATCAGTTGGAGAAAGACAAAGATGTTATATCTCAATCGCAGGCAATATCTGTCCTGGAGAAATTACCTCAGCTGTCTTTTGCTGTGATTAATGCCCTCAATAATTTCCTAAATGACACAAAG GCCTTCTGGAGAGTTAGAATTGAAGCAGCATATGCACTAGCTGTTACATCATCTGAG GCAACTGATTTAGCTGGGTTGCTTCATCTGGTTAAGTTCTATAAAAGCCGCCGCTTTGATGCAGATATTGGAATGCCCAG GCCAAACGACTTTCATGATGTCCCAGAGTACTTTGTTCTTGAG gcAATCCCCCATGCGGTAGCTCTTGTTAGATCATCGGACAAGAATAGCCCAAAAGGAGCCATTGAGTTTATTCTTCAGCTACTGAAG TACAATGATAACAACGGGAATATTTACTCTGATGTGTACTGGCTATCTGCAATGGTCCAGGCAATAGGCGAACTGGAATTTGGCCAGCAG GGCATGGGCTTCCTATCCTCCCTTCTCAAGCGAATTGATCGGCTCTTGCAATTTGACAA CTTTATGCCTGGTTATAACGGGGTCTTGACTGTCAGCTGCATTCGTACCCTTGCACGAATAGCTAGGAGGGTGTCATCTTCTGTCTGTCTT GATCGCATTTGTGATTTGATTGCCCCTTTCCGTGACATGGACAAACCATGGAAAGTTCGAATTGAAGCTAGCAGGGTTCTTATTGATCTTGAGTTACACCATAAAGGACTTGATGCAGCTCTTTTGTTGTTCTTGAAATATGTAGATGAAGAAAAGTCTTTGCGAG GAGCAACAAAGTTGGCTGTTCATGTCTTGCGTATATGTCAAGCAAGTATTGTTCCTTACGCCAATGATCAAATAAATTTGACAACTCTAATCGGTCTTCTTCATCTGCTTGCTGGCACAAAGGCATACAATAACGTATTTCTTCGTCATCATGTGTTCTGTATATTGCAAGTTGCCGCTGGAAG GTCCCCAACATTATTTGGTGTTCCAAAGATCGTCACATCCCCTCCGGTGGTCAAGGACATATGTAGTGATCAGCACACTAAAGCTGATTCCTCGATTCCTCAGCCATCAAAGCCTCAGGAACCTTCCACTAGCACTCCTAGTGTCCGGGAGGTCTTACCTACGTCTGGACCTACTAAAGATGCTGATAATATATCTAACTGCAGCGAAAGAAGGAATGTGGTCAAAATTAGGGTGAAGCTTACTGCGTCTTCCAGTAAAGCATCTGATGCTGACCACAGAGGCCATTCTCATGGTGGAAGAAATGAAAATGAACCAGGTCCATGTAGCTCAATGTCAGTGGATGCCCCCATGGTTGGGGCAGCAAATGAACCATTAAATGTAAGCAATCATAACATTGAGGAACAGAACTCATGTCATGACCGTGAATCAAGGATGTCCGCAAGTGTTAGCAATGCTAAGCTAATGGACAGGCATGACATTAACAAGGAGCTACAGTGTACTGCTGATTCAAGGCTGGATGCTCTTCCCAAGGATCAGTTCTCTCCTGCCGTTAATCCGCCAGAAGTTTTAGACAAGCCTGGCAGTCAGCTTGAAGGTGTCTCCACCAGCTATGATGGAAACCAAGCTCCAGAATCTGTGAACGGAGTGGAAAtgaaagagagaaagaaaaaagacaagaaagataAAAAGCGGAAACGTGATGAAAAACGAGATAAGAAAGATGACCCAGAGTATCTAGAGAAAAAGCGActtaagaaggagaagaagaaaatgGAGAAAGAGTTGGCCAGAAAGCAGCTAGAGGGTGCAGGAAGAGCTATCCCTGAACAGCGGAAAACAGTGAAACCTTCAGGTTCACAGGAAGTTTTGCCTGCAAGGCCACCAGCTCCAGTGCTAAGTGCTGAACCAGCTCCTGTTCGGAGCTCTGAACCTCAGGTATCAAGCAAGGAAACAACTGTAGATACTGCACGTACAGCAGCCAAACCACGGATAAAGATCAAAGTCAAGCCCTTGGTAAGAAAACCTGAAGGGAACTAG
- the LOC110432515 gene encoding 5'-3' exoribonuclease 2-like, whose amino-acid sequence MAPEHRDLWVAIADLFQANKAPRAVFLAEQFHSMTQGDLSIDQFCQRMKQTADSLHDVGHTILDSQLVLNLLRGLNPRYSSTADDIVNKDVLPSFAAARNMLVLKELRLANESKVQTGTALLAGPPSSSTCTNASCRSSNSGSPAAPPQQRAGNSGSRGGGSGGGRNNNNRRGGRRGNGQQQQQAGGHWQQAAQPAGPGFCFSPAAFQTGQRPAWHPPGGPGVLGQAPQAHTAFAPLQYSMSAPPPQQQQWDPTALVAALNQMSMNQGGAPWVMDTGATAHMHSHDGSSDQSGDASLQ is encoded by the exons ATGGCTCCCGAGCATCGTGACCTATGGGTCGCGATCGCGGATCTGTTCCAGGCCAACAAGGCGCCACGTGCTGTCTTCCTTGCGGAACAGTTCCATTCAATGACACAGGGCGACCTCTCCATCGACCAGTTCTGTCAACGCATGAAGCAGACCGCTGATTCCCTCCATGACGTCGGCCACACCATCCTCGACTCCCAGCTCGTGCTGAACCTTCTGCGTGGTCTCAACCCACGCTACTCCAGCACTGCCGACGACATTGTCAACAAGGACGTGCTGCCGTCCTTTGCTGCTGCTCGCAACATGCTCGTCCTCAAGGAGCTTCGCCTCGCCAACGAGTCCAAGGTGCAGACTGGTACTGCTCTGCTTGCAGGCCCTCCGTCGTCGTCTACCTGCACCAATGCATCCTGCCGCTCCTCCAACTCTGGTTCTCCCGCCGCCCCTCCTCAGCAGCGTGCGGGGAACTCAGGTTCTAGAGGGGGCGGCTCTGGTGGTGGTCGCAACAACAACAACCGCCGTGGTGGTCGCCGTGGCAAtggtcagcagcagcagcaagccgGCGGTCACTGGCAGCAGGCTGCCCAACCCGCTGGTCCAGGGTTCTGCTTCAGCCCAGCTGCTTTCCAGACTGGGCAGCGCCCTGCCTGGCACCCTCCTGGTGGTCCTGGCGTGCTCGGGCAAGCACCCCAGGCGCACACTGCCTTCGCGCCCCTGCAATACTCCATGTCGGCGCCcccaccgcagcagcagcagtgggaTCCTACTGCCCTGGTTGCTGCCCTGAACCAGATGTCTATGAACCAAGGCGGCGCACCTTGGGTCATGGACACCGGCGCCACTGCCCACATGCACTCCCACGACG GATCCTCGGACCAGTCGGGTGATGCTTCGCTGCAatag